Proteins encoded together in one Gadus chalcogrammus isolate NIFS_2021 chromosome 18, NIFS_Gcha_1.0, whole genome shotgun sequence window:
- the LOC130371910 gene encoding uncharacterized protein LOC130371910, whose protein sequence is MAHKGKATPWRSWSFTSAFLLVCLAPLTQSYNLRKALGRNRENGHEGKILFGNFFEKGRTGLPTSIHANWNVTSSAEDAIGYQKDSSGWFQDDPSVQWKHMELSVQCGAYQMKLVAREPEASQLQLVQKNAKSLPLTQLPETCGYSISRNNAMLVMVASYDGCTMMQEDGRYILPMLWQRRHLMLSCPIKEMHPAPPMSPSRQMSPKPAALPYPYNQWAMRPPFNYYPYGQQVHQEPSMTDLPTTQEPTTTSPTPPKEQPAKSPPASKPAGYPHPQYQWAMMPPFKHYPYGQQVVHQEPAETDLPTTQEPTTPMPPKELPAKMSPKPAALPYPYNQWAMMPPFNYYPYGQHVVHQEPSMPDLPTTQEPTTTSPTPPKEQPAKSPPASKPAGYPHPQYQWAMMPPFKHYPYGQHVVHQEPAETDLPTTQEPTTPMPPKELPAKMSPKPAALPYPYNQWAMMPPFNYYPYGQQVHQELSMTDLPTTQEPTTTPPTPPKEQPAKSPPANIPPASKPAGYPHPQYQWAMMPPFQHYPYGQHVVHQEPAETELSTTQEPTTTPPKELPAKMSPKPAALPYPYNQWAMMPPFKDYPYGQVVYPYMPARNPSTNVQPGGDPGVSSYPQKQWAMMPPFHNYPYGQQVHQEPSMTDLPTTQEPTTTPPTPPKELPAKLSPKPVNLPYPYNQWLMMPPFNYYPYGQQVHQEPSKTRLSTTPEPTPPPTTPEPTPPPTTPEPTPPPTTPEPTPPPPTTPEHTPPPTTPEPTQPPTTPGPTTPEPWLPPAKAEPWLPPTTPEPWLPPTTPEPWLPPTTPEPWLPPTTPEHTPPPTTPEPTTTHPSPASPKLAFHLLSPNPTARWPVQFQQWFEIPPWLIKKPSPIDPKTANFEHYPQQFYSPQLNYPPV, encoded by the exons ATGGCACACAAAGGGAAGGCTACACCGTGGCGTAGTTGGAGCTTCACTTCAGCGTTTCTGCTAGTCTGTTTAGCACCCCTGACACAGTCGTACAATTTGAGAAAAGCACTTGGCAGAAATAGAGAAAATGGTCATGAAGGAAAGATTCTGTTTGGTAACTTCTTTGAGAAGGGGCGAACTGGTCTGCCAACAAGTATACATGCCAACTGGAATGTTACCTCCTCTGCAGAAGATGCCATCGGTTATCAAAAAGACTCGTCCG GGTGGTTCCAAGATGATCCCAGTGTACAATGGAAGCACATGGAGCTGTCAGTTCAATGTGGTGCTTACCAGATGAAGCTCGTAGCAAGAGAGCCAGAAGCGTCACAGTTGCAACTGGTCCAAA AAAACGCCAAGTCGCTTCCCTTGACTCAGCTCCCTGAAACCTGTGGCTACTCAATCAGTCGAAACAATGCAATGCTTGTAATGGTGGCTTCATATGACGGCTGTACAATGATGCAAGAG GACGGACGCTACATCCTACCAATGCTTTGGCAAAGAAGGCATTTAATGCTCTCATGCCCCATAAAAGAAATGCATCCAGCACCACCTATGTCTCCAAGTCGACAAATGTCTCCTAAACCAGCTGCCTTGCCCTATCCATACAACCAGTGGGCTATGAGGCCTCCCTTCAACTATTATCCATATGGACAACAAGTGCATCAAGAGCCATCCATGACTGACCTCCCTACTACACAAGAACCCACGACTACATCGCCAACACCACCCAAGGAGCAGCCAGCAAAAAGCCCACCTGCTTCTAAACCAGCTGGCTATCCCCATCCACAGTACCAGTGGGCTATGATGCCTCCCTTCAAACACTATCCATATGGACAACAAGTGGTGCATCAAGAGCCAGCCGAGACGGACCTCCCTACTACACAAGAGCCCACGACGCCAATGCCACCCAAAGAGCTGCCAGCAAAAATGTCCCCTAAACCAGCTGCCTTGCCCTATCCATACAACCAGTGGGCTATGATGCCTCCCTTCAACTATTATCCATATGGACAACATGTAGTGCATCAAGAGCCATCCATGCCTGACCTCCCTACTACACAAGAACCCACGACGACATCGCCAACACCACCCAAGGAGCAGCCAGCAAAAAGCCCACCTGCTTCTAAACCAGCTGGCTATCCCCATCCACAGTACCAGTGGGCTATGATGCCTCCCTTCAAACACTATCCATATGGACAACATGTGGTGCATCAAGAGCCAGCCGAGACGGACCTGCCTACTACACAAGAGCCCACGACGCCAATGCCACCCAAAGAGCTGCCAGCAAAAATGTCCCCTAAACCAGCTGCCTTGCCCTATCCATACAACCAGTGGGCTATGATGCCTCCCTTCAACTATTATCCATATGGACAACAAGTGCATCAAGAGCTATCCATGACTGACCTCCCTACCACCCAAGAGCCCACGACTACACCGCCAACGCCACCCAAGGAGCAGCCAGCAAAGAGCCCACCTGCAAATATTCCACCTGCTTCTAAACCAGCTGGCTATCCCCATCCACAGTACCAGTGGGCTATGATGCCTCCCTTCCAACACTATCCATATGGACAACATGTAGTGCATCAAGAGCCAGCCGAGACTGAGCTCTCTACTACACAAGAGCCCACGACTACACCACCCAAAGAGCTGCCAGCAAAAATGTCCCCTAAACCAGCTGCCTTGCCCTATCCATACAACCAGTGGGCTATGATGCCTCCCTTCAAAGACTATCCATATGGACAAGTAGTATATCCCTACATGCCAGCACGAAATCCAAGCACAAATGTTCAGCCGGGAGGAGATCCAGGTGTCTCGTCGTATCCACAGAAACAGTGGGCTATGATGCCGCCCTTCCACAATTATCCATATGGACAACAAGTGCATCAAGAGCCATCCATGACTGACCTCCCTACTACACAAGAGCCCACGACgacaccgccaacaccacccaaagAGCTACCAGCCAAACTGTCCCCTAAACCAGTTAACTTGCCCTATCCATACAACCAGTGGCTTATGATGCCTCCCTTCAACTATTATCCATATGGACAACAAGTGCATCAAGAGCCATCCAAGACTCGCCTCTCTACGACACCGGAgcccacgccgccgccgacgaCACCGGAgcccacgccgccgccgacgaCACCGGAgcccacgccgccgccgacgaCACCGGagcccacgccgccgccgccgacgacACCGGAGCACACGCCGCCGCCGACGACACCGGAGCCCACGCAGCCGCCAACTACGCCAGGGCCGACGACACCGGAGCCCTGGCTGCCGCCGGCGAAAGCGGAGCCCTGGCTGCCGCCGACGACACCGGAGCCCTGGCTGCCGCCGACGACACCGGAGCCCTGGCTGCCGCCGACGACACCGGAGCCCTGGTTGCCGCCGACGACACCGGAGCACACGCCGCCGCCGACGACACCGGAGCCCACGACGACTCATCCTTCACCTGCTTCTCCAAAACTTGCTTTTCACCTGCTTTCTCCTAACCCTACAGCTCGTTGGCCCGTTCAGTTCCAACAGTGGTTTGAGATTCCTCCCTGGTTAATTAAGAAGCCATCACCTATCGATCCTAAAACTGCTAATTTTGAACATTATCCCCAGCAATTCTACAGCCCTCAATTAAACTATCCACCAGTCTGA
- the adprm gene encoding manganese-dependent ADP-ribose/CDP-alcohol diphosphatase produces MESCPIEDAPLFTFGVIADIQYADIDDGFNYTRTKRRYYRSSLQLLMNARESWSRSAVKPSFILQLGDIIDGFNKQHDSSDQALDTVMRELSTCPAQVHHVWGNHEFYNFSRDTLMKSKLNSSPPCDSGGGGPDTGDIYAYHFNPTPKFKIVVLDAYDVSVLGRTVSSVQYNNALNILKEHNSNEDLNHPPAEEGIKRKFVKFNGGFSRDQLNWLDGVLSQSDKNEERVLIVSHLPVHPLSTEPICLAWNSEDVLALIGAHGCVVCFMAGHDHNGGYHHDRDSGVHHLTLEGVIETPPDSDASGTVWVYEDRMFLKGSGRTADRLLLFTWPPDETQIM; encoded by the exons ATGGAAAGTTGTCCCATCGAGGATGCCCCACTGTTTACATTCGGAGTGATCGCCGACATTCAATACGCGGACATCGACGACGGATTTAACTACACCCGCACAAAGAGACGCTACTACAGAAGCAGCCTCCAGCTGCTCATGAACGCCCGTGAAAGTTGGTCGAGATCCGCTGTTAAACCCAGCTTCATCCTCCAGCTGGGGGACATCATTGACGGCTTCAACAAGCAGCATGACTCGTCAGACCAGGCCCTGGACACCGTGATGAGGGAGCTGAGCACCTGTCCTGCCCAGGTCCACCACGTATGGGGAAATCACGAGTTTTACAATTTCAGCAGGGACACGCTGATGAAGTCCAAGCTGAACAGTTCGCCTCCCTGTGACAGCGGAGGTGGGGGACCCGACACAGGCGACATCTATGCCTACCATTTCAACCCGACTCCTAAGTTCAAAATTGTGGTGCTGGATGCTTATGATGTGAGTGTTCTGGGAAGGACTGTGTCCAGTGTGCAGTATAACAATGCACTGAATATTTTAAAAGAGCACAACAGCAACGAGGACCTCAACCATCCCCcag CCGAGGAAGGAATTAAGCGTAAATTTGTAAAGTTCAACGGAGGGTTCAGTAGAGACCAACTGAACTGGCTGGACGGAGTGCTGTCGCAGTCCGACAAGAACGAGGAAAGAGTCCTCATCGTCA GCCACCTCCCAGTGCACCCTCTCTCCACCGAGCCCATCTGCCTGGCCTGGAACTCGGAGGACGTCCTGGCGCTGATCGGGGCCCACGGCTGCGTGGTGTGTTTCATGGCGGGCCACGACCACAACGGGGGCTACCACCACGACCGGGACTCCGGCGTGCACCACCTCACCCTGGAGGGGGTGATCGAGACGCCCCCGGACAGTGACGCCTCCGGGACGGTCTGGGTGTACGAGGACAGGATGTTCCTGAAGGGGAGCGGACGGACGGCGGACAGGCTGCTGTTGTTTACGTGGCCGCCGGACGAAACGCAGATCATGTGA